A DNA window from Pongo abelii isolate AG06213 chromosome 2, NHGRI_mPonAbe1-v2.0_pri, whole genome shotgun sequence contains the following coding sequences:
- the PRRT3 gene encoding proline-rich transmembrane protein 3 isoform X3 translates to MASSPWGCVCGLLLLLLLPLLGTGPALGRGFPRPLENSEIPMIPGAHPKGSVGSEPQAFDVFLENPRAESHRNSDVRHAPAEEMPEKSVASPLGPALYGPKAAQGARRERLPVTDDLQMARGPSSHRWTGPLDSQELLEQEAVAPHPVGHPHLSFIPTTPRLQLRDPAAPDVGSVPPVEVVYSQEPGAQPDLALARSLPPAEELPVETPKRAGAEVSWEVSSPGPPPKQADLPDAKDSPGPQPTDPPASEAPDGPSKPEIAAMNGADPISPQRVRGAVEAPGTPKSLIPGPSDPGPAANRTESPMGALQPDEAEEWPGRPQSHPPAPPVQAPSTSRRGLIRVTTQRALGQPPPPEPTASSMASAPASSPPANATAPPLRWGPLRRVLSFSWELHVYGVGVLFLLPALLALAALAAAPAGPRLALVAAVLVLVASGLRSAYMLTDPYGSQARLGVRGGLVLYNLPFPLLLTALAALTLLGLGAGLPPPLQNPLLLGAVALVHGVGLLATDLLSTWSVVNLLTQGLSCAWGAAVALGTLCLCRRRLLDGPRGWDASPGPRLLAVAGALGLLASGLQLAAALWLYPGPGRVGRFSWAWWGVHFWLRLLELTWALALALAAVAAARPRPPTEHACWAKLMRLACPAPSGKSEVPERPNNCYAGPSNVGAGSLDIGKSLIRNPAESGQLATPSSGAWGSAASLGRGPQGGPGLSRNGVGPAPSLSELDLRPPSPINLSRSIDAALFREHLVRDSVFQRCGLRGLASPPPGGALRPRRGSHPKAELDDAGSSLLRGRCRSLSDVRVRGPVPQHVVEEPDGAAAAASGSSLDSFSRGSLKISWNPWRHGLSSVDSLPLDELPSTVQLLPAPTPAPDSTAARPGDGQGEVHPRGKPGESRSASSDTIEL, encoded by the exons ATGGCCTCCAGCCCATGGGGCTGTGTATGTGGCCTtctgctgttgttgctgctgccaCTCCTGGGGACTGGCCCTGCCCTGGGGCGGGGCTTTCCCAGGCCACTTGAAAACTCCGAAATCCCTATGATCCCTGGAGCCCACCCTAAGGGCTCTGTGGGCTCAGAGCCCCAGGCCTTTGACGTCTTCCTGGAGAACCCCAGAGCTGAGAGTCACAGGAATTCTGATGTCCGCCACGCCCCTGCTGAAGAGATGCCTGAGAAGTCTGTAGCCTCTCCCCTTGGCCCAGCCCTGTACGGACCCAAAGCAGCCCAAGGAGCTCGGAGAGAACGACTCCCAGTAACTGATGACCTCCAGATGGCTCGAGGACCAAGCTCCCACAGGTGGACAGGACCTCTGGACTCACAAGAGCTTTTGGAGCAAGAAGCAGTGGCTCCCCACCCAGTGGGCCACCCTCATCTCAGTTTCATCCCCACAACTCCCAGACTTCAACTCAGG GATCCAGCAGCCCCTGATGTTGGCTCGGTACCCCCAGTTGAGGTGGTGTACTCTCAGGAGCCAGGGGCCCAGCCAGACTTGGCATTGGCCAGAAGCCTTCCTCCTGCTGAGGAGCTGCCGGTTGAGACCCCCAAGAGGGCTGGCGCTGAGGTGTCCTGGGAAGTCAGCTCCCCAGGTCCCCCGCCCAAGCAGGCTGACCTCCCTGATGCTAAGGATTCACCAGGACCCCAGCCCacggatccacccgcctcagaggCTCCTGATGGGCCATCTAAGCCAG AGATAGCAGCAATGAATGGAGCAGACCCCATCTCCCCACAGCGGGTGAGAGGAGCCGTGGAGGCCCCAGGCACCCCCAAGTCTCTCATCCCTGGTCCCTCAGACCCTGGCCCAGCTGCAAACCGAACAGAGAGCCCCATGGGGGCCCTGCAGCCAG ATGAAGCCGAAGAGTGGCCGGGGCGCCCCCAAAGCCATCCCCCAGCACCCCCAGTCCAGGCCCCCTCGACGTCACGCCGGGGCCTCATTCGAGTCACTACGCAGCGAGCCCTGGGCCAGCCTCCCCCTCCGGAGCCCACAGCCAGCTCCATGGCTTCAGCCCCAGCCTCCAGCCCCCCAGCCAACGCCACTGCACCCCCGCTACGCTGGGGCCCCCTTCGGCGGGTCCTGAGCTTCTCCTGGGAGCTGCACGTCTACGGGGTGGGGGTACTTTTTCTGCTGCCCGCGTTGTTGGCGCTGGCTGCGCTGGCAGCCGCCCCAGCAGGGCCCCGGCTGGCATTGGTGGCCGCGGTGCTGGTGCTTGTGGCTTCGGGGCTGCGATCCGCCTACATGCTTACCGACCCTTACGGCTCGCAGGCGCGGCTGGGTGTTCGCGGGGGCCTGGTGCTCTACAACCTGCCCTTCCCCTTGCTGCTCACAGCGCTGGCGGCCCTGACTCTGCTCGGCCTGGGCGCGGGGCTGCCGCCACCGCTGCAAAACCCACTCCTGCTGGGAGCAGTGGCGTTGGTGCATGGTGTAGGGTTGCTCGCGACAGACCTGCTGTCCACATGGTCTGTGGTCAACCTCCTGACGCAGGGCTTGTCGTGCGCCTGGGGCGCGGCCGTGGCTCTGGGCACGCTCTGCCTGTGCCGTCGCCGCCTGCTGGACGGCCCACGGGGCTGGGATGCCAGCCCGGGCCCTCGGCTGTTGGCCGTGGCGGGCGCGCTGGGGCTGCTGGCTAGCGGCTTGCAGCTGGCGGCTGCGCTCTGGCTGTACCCGGGCCCAGGCCGCGTGGGCCGCTTCTCGTGGGCCTGGTGGGGTGTCCACTTCTGGCTGCGCCTCCTGGAGCTGACATGGGCGCTGGCCCTGGCGTTGGCCGCGGTGGCTGCCGCGAGACCCAGGCCGCCCACGGAGCACGCTTGCTGGGCTAAACTGATGCGTCTGGCGTGCCCGGCGCCGTCGGGCAAGAGCGAGGTGCCGGAGCGACCCAATAACTGCTATGCAGGGCCCAGCAACGTTGGTGCAGGCAGCTTGGACATCGGCAAGAGCCTCATCCGCAACCCGGCGGAGAGTGGGCAGCTGGCCACGCCCAGTTCAGGCGCCTGGGGCTCGGCTGCGTCGTTGGGTCGCGGACCCCAGGGTGGCCCGGGACTGTCTCGCAACGGTGTGGGACCGGCGCCATCTCTGAGCGAGCTGGATCTGCGGCCGCCATCGCCCATCAACCTGAGCCGCAGCATCGACGCCGCGCTCTTCCGCGAGCACCTGGTGCGAGACAGTGTGTTCCAGCGCTGCGGCCTCCGCGGCCTGGCTTCCCCGCCGCCTGGAGGCGCTCTGCGGCCTCGCCGGGGCAGCCATCCCAAAGCCGAGCTAGACGACGCTGGCTCCTCGCTCCTCCGCGGCCGCTGCAGGTCGCTCAGCGACGTGCGCGTGCGCGGGCCGGTCCCACAGCACGTAGTGGAAGAACCCGACGGGGCAGCCGCTGCGGCTTCTGGCAGCTCCCTGGACAGCTTCTCCAGGGGCTCACTCAAGATCAGTTGGAACCCCTGGCGCCACGGGCTGTCATCAGTGGACAGTCTGCCCCTAGATGAGTTGCCCAGCACGGTACAGCTACTGCCTGCCCCGACCCCAGCCCCTGACTCTACCGCCGCTCGGCCGGGGGACGGCCAGGGAGAGGTCCACCCGCGCGGCAAGCCTGGGGAATCCCGCAGCGCCTCCAGTGATACCATCGAGCTTTGA
- the PRRT3 gene encoding proline-rich transmembrane protein 3 isoform X2 — protein MASSPWGCVCGLLLLLLLPLLGTGPALGRGFPRPLENSEIPMIPGAHPKGSVGSEPQAFDVFLENPRAESHRNSDVRHAPAEEMPEKSVASPLGPALYGPKAAQGARRERLPVTDDLQMARGPSSHRWTGPLDSQELLEQEAVAPHPVGHPHLSFIPTTPRLQLRQDPAAPDVGSVPPVEVVYSQEPGAQPDLALARSLPPAEELPVETPKRAGAEVSWEVSSPGPPPKQADLPDAKDSPGPQPTDPPASEAPDGPSKPEIAAMNGADPISPQRVRGAVEAPGTPKSLIPGPSDPGPAANRTESPMGALQPDEAEEWPGRPQSHPPAPPVQAPSTSRRGLIRVTTQRALGQPPPPEPTASSMASAPASSPPANATAPPLRWGPLRRVLSFSWELHVYGVGVLFLLPALLALAALAAAPAGPRLALVAAVLVLVASGLRSAYMLTDPYGSQARLGVRGGLVLYNLPFPLLLTALAALTLLGLGAGLPPPLQNPLLLGAVALVHGVGLLATDLLSTWSVVNLLTQGLSCAWGAAVALGTLCLCRRRLLDGPRGWDASPGPRLLAVAGALGLLASGLQLAAALWLYPGPGRVGRFSWAWWGVHFWLRLLELTWALALALAAVAAARPRPPTEHACWAKLMRLACPAPSGKSEVPERPNNCYAGPSNVGAGSLDIGKSLIRNPAESGQLATPSSGAWGSAASLGRGPQGGPGLSRNGVGPAPSLSELDLRPPSPINLSRSIDAALFREHLVRDSVFQRCGLRGLASPPPGGALRPRRGSHPKAELDDAGSSLLRGRCRSLSDVRVRGPVPQHVVEEPDGAAAAASGSSLDSFSRGSLKISWNPWRHGLSSVDSLPLDELPSTVQLLPAPTPAPDSTAARPGDGQGEVHPRGKPGESRSASSDTIEL, from the exons ATGGCCTCCAGCCCATGGGGCTGTGTATGTGGCCTtctgctgttgttgctgctgccaCTCCTGGGGACTGGCCCTGCCCTGGGGCGGGGCTTTCCCAGGCCACTTGAAAACTCCGAAATCCCTATGATCCCTGGAGCCCACCCTAAGGGCTCTGTGGGCTCAGAGCCCCAGGCCTTTGACGTCTTCCTGGAGAACCCCAGAGCTGAGAGTCACAGGAATTCTGATGTCCGCCACGCCCCTGCTGAAGAGATGCCTGAGAAGTCTGTAGCCTCTCCCCTTGGCCCAGCCCTGTACGGACCCAAAGCAGCCCAAGGAGCTCGGAGAGAACGACTCCCAGTAACTGATGACCTCCAGATGGCTCGAGGACCAAGCTCCCACAGGTGGACAGGACCTCTGGACTCACAAGAGCTTTTGGAGCAAGAAGCAGTGGCTCCCCACCCAGTGGGCCACCCTCATCTCAGTTTCATCCCCACAACTCCCAGACTTCAACTCAGG CAGGATCCAGCAGCCCCTGATGTTGGCTCGGTACCCCCAGTTGAGGTGGTGTACTCTCAGGAGCCAGGGGCCCAGCCAGACTTGGCATTGGCCAGAAGCCTTCCTCCTGCTGAGGAGCTGCCGGTTGAGACCCCCAAGAGGGCTGGCGCTGAGGTGTCCTGGGAAGTCAGCTCCCCAGGTCCCCCGCCCAAGCAGGCTGACCTCCCTGATGCTAAGGATTCACCAGGACCCCAGCCCacggatccacccgcctcagaggCTCCTGATGGGCCATCTAAGCCAG AGATAGCAGCAATGAATGGAGCAGACCCCATCTCCCCACAGCGGGTGAGAGGAGCCGTGGAGGCCCCAGGCACCCCCAAGTCTCTCATCCCTGGTCCCTCAGACCCTGGCCCAGCTGCAAACCGAACAGAGAGCCCCATGGGGGCCCTGCAGCCAG ATGAAGCCGAAGAGTGGCCGGGGCGCCCCCAAAGCCATCCCCCAGCACCCCCAGTCCAGGCCCCCTCGACGTCACGCCGGGGCCTCATTCGAGTCACTACGCAGCGAGCCCTGGGCCAGCCTCCCCCTCCGGAGCCCACAGCCAGCTCCATGGCTTCAGCCCCAGCCTCCAGCCCCCCAGCCAACGCCACTGCACCCCCGCTACGCTGGGGCCCCCTTCGGCGGGTCCTGAGCTTCTCCTGGGAGCTGCACGTCTACGGGGTGGGGGTACTTTTTCTGCTGCCCGCGTTGTTGGCGCTGGCTGCGCTGGCAGCCGCCCCAGCAGGGCCCCGGCTGGCATTGGTGGCCGCGGTGCTGGTGCTTGTGGCTTCGGGGCTGCGATCCGCCTACATGCTTACCGACCCTTACGGCTCGCAGGCGCGGCTGGGTGTTCGCGGGGGCCTGGTGCTCTACAACCTGCCCTTCCCCTTGCTGCTCACAGCGCTGGCGGCCCTGACTCTGCTCGGCCTGGGCGCGGGGCTGCCGCCACCGCTGCAAAACCCACTCCTGCTGGGAGCAGTGGCGTTGGTGCATGGTGTAGGGTTGCTCGCGACAGACCTGCTGTCCACATGGTCTGTGGTCAACCTCCTGACGCAGGGCTTGTCGTGCGCCTGGGGCGCGGCCGTGGCTCTGGGCACGCTCTGCCTGTGCCGTCGCCGCCTGCTGGACGGCCCACGGGGCTGGGATGCCAGCCCGGGCCCTCGGCTGTTGGCCGTGGCGGGCGCGCTGGGGCTGCTGGCTAGCGGCTTGCAGCTGGCGGCTGCGCTCTGGCTGTACCCGGGCCCAGGCCGCGTGGGCCGCTTCTCGTGGGCCTGGTGGGGTGTCCACTTCTGGCTGCGCCTCCTGGAGCTGACATGGGCGCTGGCCCTGGCGTTGGCCGCGGTGGCTGCCGCGAGACCCAGGCCGCCCACGGAGCACGCTTGCTGGGCTAAACTGATGCGTCTGGCGTGCCCGGCGCCGTCGGGCAAGAGCGAGGTGCCGGAGCGACCCAATAACTGCTATGCAGGGCCCAGCAACGTTGGTGCAGGCAGCTTGGACATCGGCAAGAGCCTCATCCGCAACCCGGCGGAGAGTGGGCAGCTGGCCACGCCCAGTTCAGGCGCCTGGGGCTCGGCTGCGTCGTTGGGTCGCGGACCCCAGGGTGGCCCGGGACTGTCTCGCAACGGTGTGGGACCGGCGCCATCTCTGAGCGAGCTGGATCTGCGGCCGCCATCGCCCATCAACCTGAGCCGCAGCATCGACGCCGCGCTCTTCCGCGAGCACCTGGTGCGAGACAGTGTGTTCCAGCGCTGCGGCCTCCGCGGCCTGGCTTCCCCGCCGCCTGGAGGCGCTCTGCGGCCTCGCCGGGGCAGCCATCCCAAAGCCGAGCTAGACGACGCTGGCTCCTCGCTCCTCCGCGGCCGCTGCAGGTCGCTCAGCGACGTGCGCGTGCGCGGGCCGGTCCCACAGCACGTAGTGGAAGAACCCGACGGGGCAGCCGCTGCGGCTTCTGGCAGCTCCCTGGACAGCTTCTCCAGGGGCTCACTCAAGATCAGTTGGAACCCCTGGCGCCACGGGCTGTCATCAGTGGACAGTCTGCCCCTAGATGAGTTGCCCAGCACGGTACAGCTACTGCCTGCCCCGACCCCAGCCCCTGACTCTACCGCCGCTCGGCCGGGGGACGGCCAGGGAGAGGTCCACCCGCGCGGCAAGCCTGGGGAATCCCGCAGCGCCTCCAGTGATACCATCGAGCTTTGA
- the PRRT3 gene encoding proline-rich transmembrane protein 3 isoform X1, with translation MASSPWGCVCGLLLLLLLPLLGTGPALGRGFPRPLENSEIPMIPGAHPKGSVGSEPQAFDVFLENPRAESHRNSDVRHAPAEEMPEKSVASPLGPALYGPKAAQGARRERLPVTDDLQMARGPSSHRWTGPLDSQELLEQEAVAPHPVGHPHLSFIPTTPRLQLRVATVPPSLQHEGQEGQWPPRDEGLKAKTKSRVPPTSPSDHQGPPHTLLPHSGTVKRPVLEGQGGFEEHFHEAAQGPLFTQQDPAAPDVGSVPPVEVVYSQEPGAQPDLALARSLPPAEELPVETPKRAGAEVSWEVSSPGPPPKQADLPDAKDSPGPQPTDPPASEAPDGPSKPEIAAMNGADPISPQRVRGAVEAPGTPKSLIPGPSDPGPAANRTESPMGALQPDEAEEWPGRPQSHPPAPPVQAPSTSRRGLIRVTTQRALGQPPPPEPTASSMASAPASSPPANATAPPLRWGPLRRVLSFSWELHVYGVGVLFLLPALLALAALAAAPAGPRLALVAAVLVLVASGLRSAYMLTDPYGSQARLGVRGGLVLYNLPFPLLLTALAALTLLGLGAGLPPPLQNPLLLGAVALVHGVGLLATDLLSTWSVVNLLTQGLSCAWGAAVALGTLCLCRRRLLDGPRGWDASPGPRLLAVAGALGLLASGLQLAAALWLYPGPGRVGRFSWAWWGVHFWLRLLELTWALALALAAVAAARPRPPTEHACWAKLMRLACPAPSGKSEVPERPNNCYAGPSNVGAGSLDIGKSLIRNPAESGQLATPSSGAWGSAASLGRGPQGGPGLSRNGVGPAPSLSELDLRPPSPINLSRSIDAALFREHLVRDSVFQRCGLRGLASPPPGGALRPRRGSHPKAELDDAGSSLLRGRCRSLSDVRVRGPVPQHVVEEPDGAAAAASGSSLDSFSRGSLKISWNPWRHGLSSVDSLPLDELPSTVQLLPAPTPAPDSTAARPGDGQGEVHPRGKPGESRSASSDTIEL, from the exons ATGGCCTCCAGCCCATGGGGCTGTGTATGTGGCCTtctgctgttgttgctgctgccaCTCCTGGGGACTGGCCCTGCCCTGGGGCGGGGCTTTCCCAGGCCACTTGAAAACTCCGAAATCCCTATGATCCCTGGAGCCCACCCTAAGGGCTCTGTGGGCTCAGAGCCCCAGGCCTTTGACGTCTTCCTGGAGAACCCCAGAGCTGAGAGTCACAGGAATTCTGATGTCCGCCACGCCCCTGCTGAAGAGATGCCTGAGAAGTCTGTAGCCTCTCCCCTTGGCCCAGCCCTGTACGGACCCAAAGCAGCCCAAGGAGCTCGGAGAGAACGACTCCCAGTAACTGATGACCTCCAGATGGCTCGAGGACCAAGCTCCCACAGGTGGACAGGACCTCTGGACTCACAAGAGCTTTTGGAGCAAGAAGCAGTGGCTCCCCACCCAGTGGGCCACCCTCATCTCAGTTTCATCCCCACAACTCCCAGACTTCAACTCAGGGTAGCCACagttcctccctccctgcagcaTGAAGGCCAAGAGGGACAGTGGCCACCTAGAGATGAGGGTCTGAAAGCCAAAACTAAGAGCAGGGTCCCACCCACTTCTCCCTCAGACCACCAGGGCCCACCCCACACCCTTCTTCCCCACTCAGGTACTGTCAAGAGGCCAGTGCTGGAAGGACAGGGTGGGTTTGAGGAACATTTCCACGAGGCAGCTCAAGGCCCCCTCTTCACCCAGCAGGATCCAGCAGCCCCTGATGTTGGCTCGGTACCCCCAGTTGAGGTGGTGTACTCTCAGGAGCCAGGGGCCCAGCCAGACTTGGCATTGGCCAGAAGCCTTCCTCCTGCTGAGGAGCTGCCGGTTGAGACCCCCAAGAGGGCTGGCGCTGAGGTGTCCTGGGAAGTCAGCTCCCCAGGTCCCCCGCCCAAGCAGGCTGACCTCCCTGATGCTAAGGATTCACCAGGACCCCAGCCCacggatccacccgcctcagaggCTCCTGATGGGCCATCTAAGCCAG AGATAGCAGCAATGAATGGAGCAGACCCCATCTCCCCACAGCGGGTGAGAGGAGCCGTGGAGGCCCCAGGCACCCCCAAGTCTCTCATCCCTGGTCCCTCAGACCCTGGCCCAGCTGCAAACCGAACAGAGAGCCCCATGGGGGCCCTGCAGCCAG ATGAAGCCGAAGAGTGGCCGGGGCGCCCCCAAAGCCATCCCCCAGCACCCCCAGTCCAGGCCCCCTCGACGTCACGCCGGGGCCTCATTCGAGTCACTACGCAGCGAGCCCTGGGCCAGCCTCCCCCTCCGGAGCCCACAGCCAGCTCCATGGCTTCAGCCCCAGCCTCCAGCCCCCCAGCCAACGCCACTGCACCCCCGCTACGCTGGGGCCCCCTTCGGCGGGTCCTGAGCTTCTCCTGGGAGCTGCACGTCTACGGGGTGGGGGTACTTTTTCTGCTGCCCGCGTTGTTGGCGCTGGCTGCGCTGGCAGCCGCCCCAGCAGGGCCCCGGCTGGCATTGGTGGCCGCGGTGCTGGTGCTTGTGGCTTCGGGGCTGCGATCCGCCTACATGCTTACCGACCCTTACGGCTCGCAGGCGCGGCTGGGTGTTCGCGGGGGCCTGGTGCTCTACAACCTGCCCTTCCCCTTGCTGCTCACAGCGCTGGCGGCCCTGACTCTGCTCGGCCTGGGCGCGGGGCTGCCGCCACCGCTGCAAAACCCACTCCTGCTGGGAGCAGTGGCGTTGGTGCATGGTGTAGGGTTGCTCGCGACAGACCTGCTGTCCACATGGTCTGTGGTCAACCTCCTGACGCAGGGCTTGTCGTGCGCCTGGGGCGCGGCCGTGGCTCTGGGCACGCTCTGCCTGTGCCGTCGCCGCCTGCTGGACGGCCCACGGGGCTGGGATGCCAGCCCGGGCCCTCGGCTGTTGGCCGTGGCGGGCGCGCTGGGGCTGCTGGCTAGCGGCTTGCAGCTGGCGGCTGCGCTCTGGCTGTACCCGGGCCCAGGCCGCGTGGGCCGCTTCTCGTGGGCCTGGTGGGGTGTCCACTTCTGGCTGCGCCTCCTGGAGCTGACATGGGCGCTGGCCCTGGCGTTGGCCGCGGTGGCTGCCGCGAGACCCAGGCCGCCCACGGAGCACGCTTGCTGGGCTAAACTGATGCGTCTGGCGTGCCCGGCGCCGTCGGGCAAGAGCGAGGTGCCGGAGCGACCCAATAACTGCTATGCAGGGCCCAGCAACGTTGGTGCAGGCAGCTTGGACATCGGCAAGAGCCTCATCCGCAACCCGGCGGAGAGTGGGCAGCTGGCCACGCCCAGTTCAGGCGCCTGGGGCTCGGCTGCGTCGTTGGGTCGCGGACCCCAGGGTGGCCCGGGACTGTCTCGCAACGGTGTGGGACCGGCGCCATCTCTGAGCGAGCTGGATCTGCGGCCGCCATCGCCCATCAACCTGAGCCGCAGCATCGACGCCGCGCTCTTCCGCGAGCACCTGGTGCGAGACAGTGTGTTCCAGCGCTGCGGCCTCCGCGGCCTGGCTTCCCCGCCGCCTGGAGGCGCTCTGCGGCCTCGCCGGGGCAGCCATCCCAAAGCCGAGCTAGACGACGCTGGCTCCTCGCTCCTCCGCGGCCGCTGCAGGTCGCTCAGCGACGTGCGCGTGCGCGGGCCGGTCCCACAGCACGTAGTGGAAGAACCCGACGGGGCAGCCGCTGCGGCTTCTGGCAGCTCCCTGGACAGCTTCTCCAGGGGCTCACTCAAGATCAGTTGGAACCCCTGGCGCCACGGGCTGTCATCAGTGGACAGTCTGCCCCTAGATGAGTTGCCCAGCACGGTACAGCTACTGCCTGCCCCGACCCCAGCCCCTGACTCTACCGCCGCTCGGCCGGGGGACGGCCAGGGAGAGGTCCACCCGCGCGGCAAGCCTGGGGAATCCCGCAGCGCCTCCAGTGATACCATCGAGCTTTGA